A genome region from Paradevosia shaoguanensis includes the following:
- a CDS encoding MmcQ/YjbR family DNA-binding protein: MTASNENLDLSRVTRLAREAGLPEVSEGLNYGTPALKVKDKTFARLKDATTLVLLLPMEQKEMLLEFAPHVYFETDHYKGWPAVLARLDVISDEELRDRLVDAWRAKAPKRVADGFGRGAETG, encoded by the coding sequence ATGACCGCAAGCAACGAGAATCTCGACCTTTCCCGAGTGACCCGCCTGGCCCGCGAGGCCGGCCTGCCCGAGGTGAGCGAAGGCCTCAACTACGGCACCCCGGCGCTCAAGGTGAAGGACAAGACCTTCGCCCGCCTCAAGGACGCCACCACCCTCGTCCTGCTGCTGCCGATGGAACAGAAGGAGATGCTGCTCGAATTCGCCCCGCACGTCTATTTCGAGACCGACCACTACAAGGGCTGGCCCGCCGTGCTGGCGCGGCTGGACGTGATTTCCGACGAGGAACTGAGGGATCGGCTGGTGGACGCGTGGCGCGCCAAGGCGCCAAAGCGAGTGGCAGACGGGTTTGGTCGGGGTGCGGAAACGGGATAG
- the mgtE gene encoding magnesium transporter, which translates to MSENIETLEPEIRGGEVPLRDEDGHIDPNWIETLHRRIEAEDGEAVVAMMEPLHAADTGDVLEALDAEARLSLVRLLGDKFDFEALTEVDESVRNELFENIPNAEIARGVAALDSDDAVTLLEDIEPQDRDDILSKLPAFERLSLRRSLDYPEDSAGRRMQTDFIAIPPFWTVGQTIDYLRGEKDLPDEFWQIYVVDAGYKLLGTLPLDKFLRTPRKVKIEEIMNAEVIEIEASEDQEEAARKFERYDLVEVAVIDESGRLVGVLTIDDMVDVIHEEATEDMQLLAGVGDEDLSDGVRDAVRSRSTWLVVSLLTASLSSLVIGLFDATIEQMVALAVLMPMVASMGGNAGTQTMTVTVRALAMRELDSFKLRRLVSREVLVGFCNGGIFAVLIGVVTWLRFANPELGLVIALAMVVNMVAAGSAGVLIPLTLDRFKIDPAVASATFVTMITDVVGFFSFLGLAGLWFHLF; encoded by the coding sequence ATGAGCGAAAATATCGAGACATTGGAACCGGAAATCCGCGGAGGCGAAGTGCCTTTGCGCGATGAGGACGGCCATATCGATCCGAACTGGATCGAAACGCTGCATCGTCGCATCGAGGCGGAGGACGGCGAAGCCGTCGTCGCTATGATGGAGCCGCTGCATGCGGCCGATACCGGCGACGTACTCGAAGCGCTGGACGCCGAGGCGCGCCTGTCGCTGGTGCGGCTGCTTGGCGACAAGTTCGACTTCGAGGCGCTGACCGAGGTCGACGAATCCGTCAGGAACGAGCTGTTCGAGAATATCCCCAACGCCGAGATCGCCCGCGGCGTGGCCGCGCTCGATAGCGACGACGCGGTGACGCTGCTCGAGGATATCGAGCCGCAGGATCGCGACGACATTCTCTCCAAGCTGCCGGCCTTCGAGCGGCTGTCGCTGCGGCGCAGCCTCGATTACCCGGAAGATTCCGCCGGCCGGCGGATGCAGACCGATTTCATCGCCATTCCGCCTTTCTGGACGGTGGGGCAGACGATCGACTATCTGCGCGGCGAGAAGGATCTGCCCGACGAGTTCTGGCAGATCTACGTGGTCGATGCCGGCTACAAGCTGCTCGGCACCTTGCCGCTCGACAAGTTCCTGCGCACGCCGCGCAAGGTGAAGATCGAAGAGATCATGAATGCCGAGGTCATCGAGATCGAGGCCAGCGAGGACCAGGAAGAGGCCGCCCGCAAGTTCGAGCGCTATGACCTGGTCGAAGTGGCCGTCATCGATGAGAGCGGGCGGCTCGTGGGCGTGCTCACCATCGACGACATGGTGGACGTTATCCACGAGGAAGCCACCGAGGACATGCAGCTTCTCGCCGGCGTGGGCGACGAAGATCTTTCGGACGGCGTTCGCGATGCGGTGCGCAGTCGCTCGACCTGGCTGGTGGTGAGCCTGCTCACGGCGAGCCTCTCTTCGCTGGTCATCGGGCTCTTCGACGCCACGATCGAGCAGATGGTGGCGCTGGCCGTGCTGATGCCGATGGTGGCCTCGATGGGCGGCAATGCCGGCACGCAGACCATGACCGTGACGGTGCGCGCCCTGGCGATGCGCGAGCTCGACAGCTTCAAGCTGCGCCGTCTGGTTTCACGCGAGGTGCTGGTGGGGTTCTGCAACGGCGGCATCTTCGCCGTGCTGATCGGCGTCGTGACCTGGCTCCGGTTTGCCAATCCCGAGCTGGGGCTGGTGATCGCGCTGGCGATGGTGGTCAACATGGTCGCTGCCGGTTCGGCCGGCGTGCTGATCCCGCTGACGCTCGACCGGTTCAAGATCGACCCGGCGGTGGCTTCAGCCACCTTCGTGACAATGATCACGGATGTCGTCGGGTTCTTCTCGTTCCTGGGCCTGGCGGGGCTCTGGTTCCACCTCTTCTAG
- a CDS encoding glutathione S-transferase, translating into MKLLIANKNYSSWSLRAWLTLRGFEIPFEEELLLLNGEGWKEAMLERSPTGQVPVLIDGDLVIPETLAIIEYVADKYPHKHIWPADRNLRARARAASAEMHAGFTRLRNAAPMNLRASHPGKVSLDYVADDLDRLQKVWGDLLDRSGGPYLGGAFSAVDAMFAPVATRIRVYDLPVPDFAAEYVEAIYALPAFQEWYADALKESWIVEQDEIDFIQGRKQ; encoded by the coding sequence ATGAAGCTTCTGATCGCCAACAAGAACTATTCGAGCTGGTCGCTGCGCGCGTGGCTGACGCTGCGCGGCTTCGAGATTCCCTTCGAGGAAGAGCTGCTGCTGCTTAATGGCGAGGGCTGGAAGGAGGCGATGCTGGAGCGCTCGCCGACCGGGCAGGTGCCGGTGCTGATCGATGGCGATCTCGTTATCCCGGAAACCCTGGCGATCATCGAATATGTCGCCGACAAATACCCGCACAAGCACATCTGGCCGGCCGACAGGAACCTGCGGGCGCGTGCACGCGCCGCGAGCGCCGAGATGCATGCCGGCTTCACCCGGCTGCGCAATGCCGCGCCGATGAACCTGCGCGCCTCCCATCCGGGCAAGGTGTCGCTCGATTATGTGGCCGATGATCTCGACCGGCTGCAGAAGGTCTGGGGCGATCTGCTCGATCGCTCGGGCGGACCTTATCTCGGCGGCGCGTTCTCGGCGGTGGACGCCATGTTTGCGCCGGTCGCGACGCGCATCCGCGTCTATGACCTGCCGGTGCCCGACTTCGCGGCCGAATATGTCGAGGCCATCTACGCGCTGCCGGCGTTCCAGGAATGGTACGCCGATGCGCTCAAGGAATCCTGGATCGTCGAACAGGACGAAATCGACTTCATCCAGGGCCGTAAGCAGTGA
- a CDS encoding DUF1489 family protein, with the protein MIHLVKLCVGVSSFEELESYRNERAHWWGADYGEEVHVHRTRTTPKRGDELLAGGGSIYWVISGVIRCRQPILRFQAATDKEGKDCCDIIMSRDMVRTLPYPKRPFQGWRYLEPKDAPPDMATGAQEEGSEFIAEELARLGLL; encoded by the coding sequence GTGATTCACCTGGTCAAGCTGTGCGTCGGCGTTTCATCGTTCGAGGAGCTGGAAAGCTATCGCAACGAACGCGCACATTGGTGGGGCGCCGATTACGGCGAGGAGGTGCATGTGCACCGCACCCGCACCACGCCCAAGCGTGGGGATGAGCTGCTGGCCGGCGGTGGATCGATCTACTGGGTCATCTCCGGCGTCATTCGCTGCCGCCAGCCGATCCTGCGGTTCCAGGCGGCGACGGACAAGGAAGGCAAGGATTGCTGCGACATCATCATGTCGCGCGACATGGTCCGAACCCTGCCTTACCCCAAGCGGCCCTTCCAGGGCTGGCGCTACCTCGAACCCAAGGACGCGCCGCCCGACATGGCGACCGGCGCGCAGGAAGAGGGCTCCGAGTTCATCGCCGAGGAACTGGCGCGGCTGGGCCTGCTCTAA
- a CDS encoding division plane positioning ATPase MipZ, protein MDGRGAHVIVVGNEKGGSGKSTTAFHLATALLYKGYRVATMDVDSRQQTFTNYVKNRRRWAEAQGVSLPNTLHFHLPRPRGDSIRENQKYEFELFGAAIAEVEDSVDFVLIDTPGFDTNLARLAHSMADTLVTPVNDSLVDLDVIVRFDPATGEAKDLGQYARLVQRARSERLAVDGHTVDWVLVRNRVSMLASRNSRTVQGVLDKVAMKLGCRVADGIAERVIFRSLFPYGLTVFDPLDETILGGLPPMSHITARQEYRLLLDSLNLPSRKLAPIDGQRREGAANDVRPVEAQIA, encoded by the coding sequence ATGGATGGTCGGGGCGCACATGTCATTGTCGTGGGCAATGAAAAGGGCGGCTCAGGAAAGTCGACTACCGCTTTTCACCTCGCCACCGCGCTCCTCTACAAGGGCTACCGCGTCGCCACGATGGACGTGGACAGCCGCCAGCAGACCTTTACCAACTACGTGAAGAACCGCCGTCGCTGGGCCGAGGCCCAGGGCGTGTCGCTGCCCAATACGCTGCATTTCCACCTGCCGCGCCCGCGCGGCGATTCCATTCGCGAGAACCAGAAATACGAATTCGAGCTGTTCGGCGCCGCGATCGCGGAGGTCGAGGACAGCGTCGATTTCGTGCTGATCGATACGCCGGGATTCGACACGAACCTGGCCCGGCTGGCCCATTCCATGGCCGATACGCTGGTAACGCCGGTCAATGACAGCCTGGTCGACCTCGACGTCATCGTGCGCTTCGATCCCGCAACGGGGGAGGCCAAGGATCTCGGCCAGTATGCGCGGCTCGTGCAGCGCGCCCGGTCCGAGCGGCTGGCCGTCGATGGGCATACCGTCGATTGGGTGCTCGTACGCAACCGCGTCTCGATGCTCGCTTCGCGCAATAGCCGCACCGTTCAGGGCGTGCTCGACAAGGTGGCAATGAAGCTTGGCTGCCGGGTCGCCGATGGCATTGCCGAGCGGGTGATCTTCCGTTCGCTCTTTCCCTATGGGCTGACGGTCTTCGATCCGCTCGACGAAACCATCCTGGGCGGCTTGCCGCCGATGTCACATATAACGGCGCGGCAGGAATATCGGCTGCTGCTCGATTCTCTCAACTTGCCGAGCAGAAAGCTTGCTCCTATAGACGGGCAGCGGCGCGAGGGAGCTGCAAACGATGTGCGTCCGGTCGAAGCGCAGATCGCCTAA
- a CDS encoding GGDEF domain-containing protein — protein sequence MQIDMFTVLVQGGLSALLLGLIFLFYWAVDWRSSWLAWWSVPFFLAAIAAFAFTQWRDEPTYISVVIGNVALLLTFGCIWQAARVFERRRPILWPLGLATIGWIALCSWEPFMASLAARVIVASVLAAGFLWSAAVELWRGRKEQLVSRLPTVLILTLAGLVFALRIPLLWVLPFPFGALPLDPVAQSILNLMLFALAVALTILMISMTRERGEFEQRQYALTDPLTGLSNRRAFLDDGQRVVLRHKRQRLPLSLLMLDLDHFKSINDRYGHDAGDRVLVKFSSVLEANLRPADGIYRIGGEEFCCLLRDTGLEEALVAARRICTELEGGTVEAVGANIRVTVSVGVTSTAEAGYDLDELLAQADAAVYEAKARGRNMAVASGGDAVIGARALRSVLERRLLG from the coding sequence ATGCAGATCGACATGTTCACAGTGCTGGTGCAGGGGGGCTTGTCCGCCTTGCTGCTGGGTCTGATCTTCCTTTTCTACTGGGCGGTCGACTGGCGCTCCTCCTGGCTGGCCTGGTGGAGCGTGCCGTTTTTCCTCGCCGCCATCGCGGCCTTCGCCTTCACGCAATGGCGTGACGAGCCAACCTATATTTCCGTCGTCATCGGCAACGTCGCCCTGCTGCTGACCTTCGGCTGTATCTGGCAGGCCGCGCGGGTATTCGAGCGCAGGCGGCCGATCCTCTGGCCACTGGGGCTGGCGACCATCGGCTGGATCGCGCTCTGCTCCTGGGAGCCGTTCATGGCGAGCCTGGCGGCGCGCGTAATCGTGGCCTCGGTGCTCGCCGCAGGCTTCCTGTGGTCTGCGGCGGTCGAACTCTGGCGCGGGCGCAAGGAGCAGTTGGTTTCGCGCCTGCCGACGGTGCTGATCCTGACGCTTGCGGGCCTCGTCTTCGCGCTGCGCATTCCGCTGCTCTGGGTGCTGCCTTTCCCTTTCGGGGCGCTGCCGCTCGATCCGGTAGCGCAGTCCATCCTCAACCTGATGCTGTTCGCGCTCGCGGTGGCGCTCACCATCCTCATGATCTCGATGACCCGCGAGCGCGGAGAGTTCGAGCAGCGCCAATACGCGCTGACCGACCCGCTCACGGGTCTTTCCAACCGCCGCGCCTTTCTCGATGACGGCCAGCGCGTCGTGCTTCGGCACAAGCGGCAGCGCCTGCCGCTGAGCCTGCTGATGCTCGATCTCGACCACTTCAAGTCGATCAACGACCGCTATGGGCACGACGCCGGCGACCGCGTGCTGGTGAAGTTCAGCAGCGTTCTGGAGGCCAACCTGCGGCCGGCCGACGGCATCTACCGCATCGGCGGCGAGGAATTCTGCTGCCTGCTGCGCGACACTGGGCTCGAAGAGGCGCTGGTCGCGGCGCGACGGATCTGCACCGAGCTCGAAGGCGGGACGGTGGAGGCCGTGGGTGCGAATATTCGCGTGACGGTCAGCGTCGGCGTGACCTCGACTGCCGAGGCCGGGTACGATCTCGATGAGTTGCTGGCACAGGCCGATGCCGCCGTCTACGAGGCGAAGGCGCGCGGGCGGAACATGGCGGTCGCCAGCGGCGGGGACGCCGTGATTGGCGCGAGGGCGCTGCGGTCGGTGCTGGAGCGGCGGTTGCTGGGGTAG
- a CDS encoding serine hydrolase, which yields MTSQRADSLFSRGFFARLVAAFVVALAVMAPTIVDAEAAVKQQNLRSYAGIAVDAKTGKVLYEEAADATRYPASVSKVMTLYVLFQELTAGNIKLSTKMTVSKYAASAVPTKLGLKAGSTITVEDAIKAIVTLSANDMARVIAEHISGSESKFAQRMTATARALGMNRTTYVNASGLPDGRQVTTVRDQARLAIAIYQHFPKYYEYFQTKSFAYGKRVYGNHNRLLGASGIDGIKTGYINNSGYNLMTASRKGDHHLVVIGFGFNSSGARDAKVYEIVQKYLPKSRQGGYLQTAMIPAPGIRGGYVGGSAPDIQVAAAEEPVMVVPAAFPSFRSTAVAALPAPVAAPAAQPAPQVQVASVRAPVPQDMPADLTLQPAVQAANLMGAPSAVQPANPPVDVIGAWISETFSLGAPPAPLGQTQASEPLVPPVGVGQQGQPIDLMTSGAISKDKPVQVAAIDGNDVPAPTQAQPAGKRWIVQIGATPNQNGASQLIDDAASRITALADFRASVEPFEKNGQTFYRARFVGFGDRDDATQMCNQLKAAKMSCLAMQS from the coding sequence GTGACTTCCCAGCGGGCAGATTCCCTTTTTTCGCGCGGATTCTTCGCGCGCCTCGTCGCCGCATTCGTTGTGGCTCTTGCGGTGATGGCCCCCACTATCGTGGACGCAGAGGCCGCCGTTAAGCAGCAGAACCTGCGCAGTTACGCCGGCATTGCCGTCGACGCCAAGACGGGCAAGGTGCTCTACGAAGAGGCCGCCGACGCCACGCGCTATCCGGCGTCCGTAAGCAAGGTCATGACGCTCTACGTCCTGTTCCAGGAGCTGACGGCCGGGAACATCAAGCTTTCGACCAAGATGACCGTCTCCAAATATGCCGCCTCTGCGGTGCCGACCAAGCTCGGCCTGAAGGCCGGCTCGACCATCACCGTCGAAGACGCCATCAAGGCCATCGTGACGCTCTCGGCCAACGACATGGCCCGCGTCATCGCCGAGCACATCTCGGGCTCCGAATCCAAGTTCGCCCAGCGCATGACGGCCACCGCCCGCGCGCTCGGCATGAACCGCACCACCTACGTCAACGCCTCGGGCCTGCCCGATGGCCGCCAGGTCACCACCGTGCGCGACCAGGCGCGCCTGGCCATCGCCATCTACCAGCACTTCCCCAAGTACTACGAGTACTTCCAGACCAAGAGCTTCGCCTACGGCAAGCGCGTCTACGGCAACCACAACCGCCTGCTGGGCGCCTCGGGCATCGACGGCATCAAGACCGGCTACATCAACAATTCCGGCTACAACCTGATGACCGCCTCCCGCAAGGGCGACCATCACCTTGTTGTGATCGGCTTCGGCTTCAACTCGTCCGGCGCCCGTGACGCCAAGGTCTACGAAATCGTCCAGAAATACCTGCCCAAGTCCCGCCAGGGCGGCTATCTGCAGACGGCGATGATCCCGGCACCAGGCATCCGCGGCGGCTATGTCGGCGGCAGCGCGCCCGATATCCAGGTCGCTGCGGCCGAGGAACCCGTCATGGTCGTCCCCGCGGCGTTCCCCAGCTTCCGCTCTACTGCCGTCGCTGCCCTGCCCGCTCCGGTCGCCGCGCCCGCCGCCCAGCCTGCTCCGCAGGTCCAGGTGGCCAGCGTCCGCGCACCGGTTCCCCAGGACATGCCGGCCGACCTGACTCTCCAGCCCGCCGTGCAGGCTGCCAACCTCATGGGCGCCCCCAGCGCCGTCCAGCCGGCCAATCCGCCGGTCGACGTGATCGGCGCCTGGATCAGCGAGACCTTCTCTCTGGGCGCTCCCCCCGCCCCGCTTGGCCAGACCCAGGCTTCCGAGCCTCTGGTTCCGCCGGTTGGCGTCGGCCAGCAGGGCCAGCCGATCGACCTGATGACCTCGGGTGCCATCTCCAAGGACAAGCCCGTGCAGGTCGCCGCTATCGACGGCAATGACGTCCCCGCTCCGACCCAGGCCCAGCCTGCCGGCAAGCGCTGGATCGTCCAGATCGGCGCCACGCCGAACCAGAACGGCGCCAGCCAGCTCATCGACGATGCAGCCTCCCGCATTACCGCGCTGGCCGATTTCCGTGCCTCGGTCGAGCCCTTCGAGAAGAACGGCCAGACCTTCTACCGCGCCCGCTTCGTCGGCTTCGGCGACCGCGATGACGCCACCCAGATGTGCAACCAGCTCAAGGCGGCCAAGATGAGCTGCCTGGCGATGCAGAGCTAA
- the clpS gene encoding ATP-dependent Clp protease adapter ClpS, which produces MTTLPKLRKMPEAADAEISARNALRSGPEDDGKGGDNGSKFESGTATKTRPRTKRPSLYRVLLLNDDYTPMEFVVLILQEVFNKSREDATRIMLHVHQQGVGECGVYPYEVAETKVTRVMETARKNQHPLQCVMEKQ; this is translated from the coding sequence ATGACCACGCTTCCTAAGCTTCGCAAGATGCCGGAAGCCGCGGACGCCGAAATCTCGGCCCGTAATGCTCTGCGTTCCGGACCCGAAGACGACGGCAAAGGCGGCGACAACGGCTCCAAATTCGAGAGTGGGACCGCCACCAAGACGCGGCCCCGCACAAAACGCCCCAGCCTCTACAGGGTGCTCCTGCTGAACGACGACTACACTCCGATGGAGTTCGTGGTTCTCATCCTGCAGGAGGTCTTCAACAAGTCGCGCGAAGACGCGACGCGTATCATGCTGCATGTTCATCAACAGGGGGTGGGTGAATGCGGCGTCTATCCATACGAGGTGGCTGAAACCAAGGTCACCCGCGTCATGGAAACTGCACGCAAGAACCAGCACCCGCTGCAATGCGTGATGGAAAAGCAATAG